The following coding sequences are from one Terriglobales bacterium window:
- a CDS encoding cytochrome D1 domain-containing protein: protein MPKLAQALWVVGILFATHSPQPFGQAAPASPLNFEVYRSRIEPIFLKQRPGGMRCYDCHSAIATRLRLQPLTQGNSSWTEEQSRQNFEAVSQLVVPSAPLESRLLLHPLATEEGGDPTHTGGKFWQSRQDPEWQLVANWIGGASSGAPSSGSSARPQDTPELDFFATRVQPVFLKERPGHARCYGCHTEANRIFRLEPLPPGALAWTPEQTRRNYQSAVQQVAPGDPGSSRLLMHPLAPEAGGDPFHSGGRQFQSENDPDWLILAQWVRDLKRGAISMPGGGARIYVTNSAADTIDVVDASTNKVVQVIRGIELPHGVVFSPDGSRVYISNESESTLDVVDSHTGEILHKVPLSGRPNNLTITKDGERVLVGIRHPRGAVDVISASSLRRLNTIPMNGSVHNIYVTPDGKFAVSGSIEAKTMTVLDLQKNEAVWEVKFDQGVRPMTFAVNADGSTSRIFLQLSNFNGFAVVDFAKRAEAARIKLPDEPSGFGIAEGRMGSPSHGIGVAPDGKSLWVNSTVANAVFKYSLPDLTLMGHASLPLVHSLGAERSGAVPEWITFTPDSKRVYVSNSGARSVSVIDSQTIKPIALIPVGEVPKRMNTLVMR, encoded by the coding sequence TTGCCTAAGCTAGCGCAAGCGCTGTGGGTGGTGGGCATTTTGTTCGCCACCCACAGTCCGCAACCCTTCGGACAAGCAGCACCGGCATCACCGTTGAATTTTGAGGTATATCGCTCGCGGATCGAGCCGATCTTCCTCAAGCAGCGTCCCGGGGGAATGCGCTGCTACGATTGCCACTCTGCCATTGCTACGCGCCTGCGATTACAGCCGCTGACACAAGGTAATTCTTCCTGGACAGAGGAACAGTCGCGCCAGAATTTCGAGGCAGTTTCTCAACTAGTGGTCCCCTCAGCACCTCTTGAGAGTCGCTTGTTGCTCCATCCGCTTGCGACTGAGGAGGGAGGAGATCCCACACACACTGGCGGCAAATTCTGGCAATCGCGGCAGGACCCGGAATGGCAACTGGTGGCAAATTGGATCGGCGGCGCTTCTTCTGGTGCTCCGTCCAGTGGAAGCTCTGCCAGACCACAAGACACTCCCGAACTGGACTTCTTTGCGACCCGTGTTCAGCCTGTTTTCCTGAAGGAGCGGCCGGGGCACGCGCGCTGCTACGGCTGCCACACTGAAGCCAACCGGATCTTCCGACTCGAGCCATTGCCCCCTGGCGCGCTAGCCTGGACACCCGAGCAAACCCGACGCAATTATCAGAGCGCAGTCCAGCAAGTGGCACCAGGGGACCCGGGATCCAGCAGACTGCTGATGCATCCCCTGGCTCCGGAAGCGGGAGGCGACCCTTTTCATTCCGGCGGCCGGCAATTCCAGTCGGAGAACGATCCTGACTGGCTAATTCTCGCTCAGTGGGTGAGGGACTTAAAAAGGGGGGCGATTTCCATGCCCGGTGGAGGGGCACGCATCTATGTCACCAACAGCGCAGCCGACACCATTGATGTTGTGGACGCATCCACAAACAAGGTTGTGCAGGTTATTCGTGGGATAGAGTTGCCCCACGGAGTGGTCTTCTCACCTGACGGCAGCCGAGTCTACATCAGTAACGAATCGGAGAGCACTCTGGATGTGGTTGACTCGCATACAGGGGAAATTCTGCACAAGGTACCTTTGAGCGGCCGTCCCAACAACCTGACCATTACAAAGGATGGAGAACGAGTGCTGGTAGGCATCCGCCACCCGCGAGGCGCGGTAGACGTAATCTCCGCAAGTTCGCTACGGCGACTGAACACTATTCCGATGAATGGGAGCGTGCACAACATCTATGTCACGCCAGACGGAAAGTTCGCGGTGAGCGGCTCTATCGAGGCGAAAACCATGACGGTTCTCGATCTTCAGAAAAACGAAGCCGTGTGGGAAGTCAAGTTTGACCAGGGCGTTCGCCCCATGACGTTTGCCGTGAATGCGGATGGATCCACCAGTCGAATTTTTCTGCAGCTGTCGAATTTCAATGGGTTTGCCGTGGTGGATTTCGCCAAGCGAGCAGAAGCAGCCAGGATCAAGCTCCCCGATGAGCCGAGTGGATTCGGCATCGCTGAGGGACGTATGGGAAGCCCGTCCCACGGGATCGGCGTCGCGCCAGACGGCAAGTCGCTATGGGTTAACAGCACGGTGGCGAACGCCGTCTTCAAATATTCCCTTCCCGACCTTACGTTAATGGGACACGCATCTCTCCCCCTGGTCCATTCCTTGGGTGCGGAACGCTCCGGCGCGGTGCCTGAATGGATAACGTTCACGCCAGACAGCAAGCGGGTGTACGTTTCAAATTCTGGAGCACGCTCGGTTTCAGTCATCGATTCGCAAACGATAAAACCGATTGCGCTCATACCGGTGGGTGAAGTTCCGAAGCGCATGAACACGCTTGTCATGCGTTAG
- a CDS encoding MFS transporter: MNSTLAPRPPMMPGTETATVRPTRVRWQILALLALIMAVTALGRLNLSIAGKYIQDEFKFSTEAMGWILGAFAFGYALCQVPCGWAGDRFGPRGTLTAAMLWWASLTVLMSFVPAIHFRTWWHLALAFGIVRLLTGAGEAASYPNANKVVAFWTRAGERGLGSSFLLGGVGAGGILAPLVLSRVAQGWGWRSSFVLCGAVAAVIAFCWYVFATDRPEQHPRINSAELALITASANARTRIGRGRTPWRRFFSSGSAWALLLSYFCHGYTPYIYYTWFFIYLVRVRGLTVTKGGIWGTTPFIAITLMSPLGGWFSDRAASRYGRRRGRQIAAMLGMTSSALLLWAGSHATSTSLAVSLLALAAGFSAFAAASWWATCIDMTPNYSGSLSGLMNTCANIAGGIAPILTAYIATRFGWSRALDVGAIISFTAGVLWMFVNAEASLEPAAQSASVATAQMSGGQQRP; this comes from the coding sequence ATGAATTCAACACTGGCCCCGAGGCCGCCGATGATGCCCGGTACTGAAACGGCGACCGTCAGGCCAACCCGCGTGCGATGGCAGATCCTGGCGCTGCTGGCGCTCATCATGGCAGTAACAGCCCTGGGACGCCTTAACCTGAGCATTGCCGGCAAGTACATCCAGGACGAATTCAAGTTCAGCACCGAAGCGATGGGGTGGATACTGGGGGCGTTCGCCTTTGGCTATGCATTGTGCCAGGTGCCATGCGGATGGGCGGGAGATCGGTTTGGCCCTCGCGGCACCCTGACCGCGGCGATGTTGTGGTGGGCGAGTCTTACCGTCCTGATGTCTTTCGTGCCGGCGATCCACTTCCGTACGTGGTGGCACCTTGCCTTGGCCTTCGGAATTGTGCGCCTCCTAACGGGAGCCGGCGAAGCAGCCAGTTATCCGAACGCGAACAAGGTCGTCGCGTTCTGGACGCGCGCTGGGGAGCGTGGCTTGGGCAGCAGCTTCCTGCTCGGCGGAGTTGGCGCGGGCGGAATCCTTGCTCCGCTGGTCCTCTCACGGGTGGCACAAGGATGGGGGTGGCGGAGCAGTTTCGTCCTTTGCGGCGCCGTAGCCGCTGTAATCGCCTTCTGTTGGTATGTGTTCGCAACCGACCGTCCGGAGCAGCACCCGCGCATCAATTCCGCTGAGCTGGCACTCATTACCGCCTCTGCAAACGCCAGAACGCGGATCGGGAGAGGGCGCACGCCTTGGAGAAGGTTCTTTTCCAGCGGCTCAGCATGGGCATTGCTTCTCAGTTATTTCTGCCATGGATACACGCCCTATATTTACTACACTTGGTTCTTTATCTACCTGGTGCGCGTTCGCGGCCTTACGGTTACCAAGGGTGGAATATGGGGAACCACTCCGTTTATTGCGATTACGTTGATGTCGCCGCTGGGAGGCTGGTTTTCCGATAGGGCGGCATCCCGCTACGGTCGCCGTCGTGGCCGACAGATTGCTGCCATGCTGGGAATGACTTCGTCAGCACTCCTGCTGTGGGCGGGAAGTCACGCCACCAGTACCAGTCTTGCAGTTTCGCTGCTCGCTCTGGCCGCAGGATTCAGCGCATTTGCCGCCGCAAGCTGGTGGGCCACGTGCATTGATATGACCCCCAATTACTCCGGCTCGCTCTCCGGTTTGATGAACACGTGTGCGAACATCGCGGGCGGTATAGCGCCCATATTGACTGCGTATATCGCAACCAGGTTCGGCTGGAGCCGCGCTCTCGACGTTGGCGCAATCATTTCATTTACCGCCGGAGTTCTGTGGATGTTTGTTAATGCCGAGGCATCACTGGAACCGGCCGCTCAAAGCGCCAGTGTGGCAACAGCACAAATGAGTGGCGGACAGCAACGCCCTTGA
- a CDS encoding FAD-linked oxidase C-terminal domain-containing protein, which produces MNPDPALPRTAALTSADSLRQELEQQVSGETRFDAVSRVLYSTDASVYQIQPLGVVLPRTTDDIVQVVRICGRHGVPITVRGGGTSQAGQAIGSGVVLDTSKYLNRILEVNASERWARVEPGVVLDQLNVTLRPHGLRFAPDISTASRATIGGMMANNSSGARSLVYGKTIDHVLEQCVVLADGSIAHFRVLSADELDAASTGDTLEANAYRMVRELAATHRDEIDRRFPKILRRVGGYNLDAFVGDQPFNLCKLMVGSEGTLGVVVEAKIKLVPLPKAKAVLAIHFADLLQSLAAVPAILEHHPVAIEVMDNFILNHTRENPAFERMRDFIVGDPGALLVVEFYGDTDDLLGPRLDALEKDLAGRHFGYHFHRALDPKSQAKIWNLREAALGLSMAMKGDAKSLSFVEDTAVAPEKLRDYIERFLALIHRHGTTAGVYAHASVGCLHVRPVIDLKTSEGIERFESIANGSADLVLEFGGAISGEHGDGLVRTPFVRKMFGDELYGAFRAIKKQFDPAGIFNPSKIVDPVSLTANLRYGAEYKTADPPTFFDYSEYGGVVRAVEMCSGLGVCRKKLDGTMCPSYMATREEAHSTRGRANVLRLAMNGTPGAMPLAAKDVYAVLDLCLECRACRSECPVGVDMARFKSEFLASYWASNGTPWRARMFGAIDRMSRWGSRFAPVSNWVMANSGVRYLSERLIHLDRRRRFPQWKRHTFEDWSKANAPAQQANSVLLFNDTFTNHFDPEIGIGATQVLNSIGHKVGVLPYHCCGRPLISQGLLEQARARARETTEAFYSAALAGKHIVFCEPSCLSAVREDLPGLLRGELREQADLVASQCVLFEEFMEGELRSGNSPLNFTPGPRKLLLHGHCHQKSMGLLAPALALLSRIPGTSVVDLDAGCCGMAGSFGYLREHYDVSRQIGERKLLPAVRNADEGTVVIAGGTSCRHQVMDFTGRVAVHPAILLRDHIRPAPISVEPAFPSQDLSTVSSSIR; this is translated from the coding sequence ATGAATCCTGATCCAGCCCTGCCGCGAACTGCGGCACTCACCTCCGCGGACTCTTTGCGACAAGAACTTGAGCAACAAGTCAGCGGAGAGACCAGGTTCGACGCCGTCTCGCGCGTTCTCTACTCCACCGACGCCAGCGTGTATCAAATCCAGCCGTTGGGGGTAGTGCTGCCGCGTACAACCGATGACATCGTACAAGTGGTGCGTATATGTGGCCGACATGGTGTACCGATTACGGTACGAGGCGGCGGCACATCTCAGGCGGGCCAGGCGATTGGGAGCGGTGTTGTACTGGATACATCGAAATACCTAAATCGAATTTTGGAAGTGAATGCTAGCGAGCGATGGGCGCGGGTTGAGCCTGGGGTTGTGCTTGACCAATTGAATGTCACTTTGCGCCCGCACGGGTTGCGTTTTGCGCCGGATATCTCCACCGCCAGCCGAGCCACCATCGGTGGCATGATGGCAAACAATTCCAGTGGCGCTCGCTCGCTGGTGTATGGGAAGACCATTGACCACGTGCTCGAACAATGTGTGGTGCTCGCCGACGGATCCATCGCTCACTTTCGTGTTTTGTCCGCAGACGAACTCGATGCCGCTAGCACCGGCGACACGCTTGAGGCAAACGCATACCGAATGGTGCGTGAACTTGCTGCCACGCATCGCGACGAGATAGATCGCCGTTTCCCCAAAATTTTACGCAGAGTAGGTGGCTATAACCTTGATGCGTTTGTTGGGGACCAGCCGTTCAACTTGTGCAAGCTCATGGTCGGTTCTGAAGGCACTTTAGGAGTCGTCGTTGAAGCGAAAATCAAACTAGTCCCATTGCCGAAGGCCAAGGCAGTGTTGGCAATTCACTTTGCCGATCTCTTGCAGTCGTTGGCGGCAGTGCCGGCCATTCTCGAACATCACCCCGTCGCCATCGAGGTAATGGACAATTTCATTCTGAACCACACGCGTGAGAATCCTGCCTTTGAGCGCATGCGGGATTTTATCGTGGGTGATCCGGGGGCGCTCCTGGTTGTCGAATTCTACGGCGACACCGACGACCTGCTTGGCCCCAGGCTCGACGCGCTCGAGAAGGACCTGGCCGGAAGGCACTTTGGATACCACTTCCACCGCGCTCTCGACCCAAAATCCCAAGCCAAGATCTGGAACCTGCGCGAAGCTGCTCTCGGTCTATCAATGGCAATGAAAGGAGACGCAAAATCGCTCTCTTTTGTAGAAGACACCGCCGTCGCACCCGAAAAGTTGCGTGATTACATTGAGCGGTTTCTGGCCCTTATACACCGCCATGGCACCACCGCCGGGGTTTACGCACATGCCTCCGTCGGATGTCTGCACGTGCGACCTGTTATCGATTTAAAAACCAGCGAGGGCATCGAACGATTTGAAAGTATTGCCAACGGCAGCGCGGACCTCGTGCTGGAGTTTGGCGGAGCTATTTCCGGCGAACATGGCGACGGTCTGGTGCGAACTCCTTTTGTGCGAAAAATGTTTGGAGACGAACTGTACGGCGCGTTTCGCGCGATCAAAAAGCAATTTGATCCCGCGGGAATTTTCAATCCTTCAAAAATAGTTGATCCCGTTTCACTTACGGCAAACCTTCGCTACGGCGCCGAGTACAAAACGGCGGATCCCCCCACGTTCTTCGATTATTCCGAATACGGCGGCGTCGTTCGTGCCGTGGAGATGTGCAGCGGACTTGGCGTATGCCGCAAAAAGCTGGACGGGACCATGTGCCCCTCTTACATGGCAACTCGCGAGGAAGCGCACAGCACGCGCGGGCGTGCCAACGTTCTGCGTTTAGCAATGAATGGAACTCCCGGCGCCATGCCGCTAGCCGCGAAAGATGTGTACGCCGTGTTAGACCTGTGTTTGGAGTGCCGCGCTTGCCGGTCAGAGTGCCCGGTTGGAGTGGACATGGCCCGATTCAAAAGCGAATTTCTAGCGAGCTACTGGGCGTCGAACGGGACTCCCTGGCGCGCCCGAATGTTCGGCGCCATCGATCGCATGTCACGGTGGGGAAGCCGGTTCGCTCCGGTTTCCAACTGGGTGATGGCAAATAGCGGCGTTCGCTACCTGAGTGAGCGATTGATTCATCTGGATCGGAGAAGGCGGTTTCCTCAATGGAAGCGTCACACCTTCGAAGATTGGTCAAAGGCAAACGCGCCCGCCCAACAAGCCAATTCGGTGCTCCTCTTCAATGACACGTTCACGAACCATTTTGATCCGGAGATCGGAATTGGAGCCACGCAGGTTCTGAACTCTATAGGGCACAAGGTCGGCGTGCTGCCCTACCACTGCTGCGGACGTCCCCTTATCTCGCAAGGCTTGCTGGAACAAGCGCGTGCGCGCGCCCGGGAGACGACGGAGGCTTTCTACTCTGCCGCGTTAGCCGGGAAACACATCGTCTTTTGCGAGCCGAGTTGTCTCTCCGCGGTTCGCGAAGATCTGCCGGGATTACTACGAGGCGAACTCAGAGAGCAGGCAGACCTAGTGGCTAGTCAGTGTGTGCTGTTTGAAGAATTTATGGAAGGGGAACTGCGGTCGGGCAACAGCCCGCTTAATTTCACTCCGGGACCACGCAAACTGCTCTTGCATGGTCACTGCCATCAGAAATCCATGGGCCTGCTGGCTCCCGCGTTGGCGCTGCTGTCCAGGATCCCGGGCACGTCGGTTGTGGATTTGGACGCAGGATGTTGTGGTATGGCCGGCTCTTTCGGTTATCTTCGGGAGCATTACGACGTCTCACGGCAGATTGGGGAGCGCAAACTGCTTCCCGCAGTTCGCAATGCGGATGAGGGGACCGTGGTGATAGCTGGAGGCACTTCTTGCCGCCATCAGGTAATGGACTTCACTGGCAGAGTGGCGGTTCATCCCGCCATTTTGCTGCGCGATCACATCCGGCCTGCCCCGATAAGCGTTGAGCCGGCGTTTCCGTCTCAGGACCTCTCGACCGTTTCTTCTTCCATTCGATAG
- a CDS encoding isocitrate lyase/PEP mutase family protein translates to MTKVFREMLQRPGIIHAPIAYDPLTAKIAEKVGFKALDLGGYALGASNCVPEPMLTLTDVAEATRRITAAVNIPLMVDGGAGYGDPAYVVRTIQELERAGAAAIHIEDQVYPKRVHYHKGIEHLIPAEEMCVKIRYALRARRDPDFVIAARTDAMITDGYAEAIRRANLYAEAGADMVMLFPNSVAEARQAPKDVKAPLIFVNSEGNRFGRPIFAIQELEDMGFKMANDAISAISVVFKSVKDLFVQLKTQGRTGMDQKVYVGVRKEIEDTIGLEEFYRMEEETVERS, encoded by the coding sequence ATGACCAAAGTTTTCAGGGAGATGCTACAGCGTCCTGGAATCATCCATGCTCCCATTGCATACGATCCTTTGACCGCCAAGATTGCCGAAAAAGTTGGTTTTAAAGCCCTGGACTTAGGCGGATACGCGCTGGGCGCGAGCAACTGCGTTCCCGAACCCATGCTTACATTGACCGATGTTGCGGAAGCCACCAGGCGGATTACGGCGGCGGTAAATATTCCGTTGATGGTGGATGGCGGAGCAGGCTACGGCGACCCTGCCTATGTAGTGCGGACAATACAAGAACTGGAGAGAGCTGGCGCTGCCGCTATCCATATTGAGGACCAGGTGTACCCGAAGCGGGTCCACTACCACAAGGGAATCGAACATCTGATTCCGGCCGAGGAGATGTGCGTGAAGATACGTTACGCGTTGCGGGCCCGCCGCGATCCCGACTTTGTAATTGCCGCACGGACCGATGCCATGATTACCGATGGCTATGCCGAAGCCATCCGTCGCGCCAATTTGTATGCCGAGGCTGGAGCTGACATGGTCATGCTCTTTCCCAACAGCGTGGCAGAAGCACGGCAAGCACCCAAAGACGTCAAGGCGCCCCTGATATTTGTTAACAGCGAAGGAAACCGTTTTGGGCGGCCGATCTTCGCTATCCAGGAACTCGAGGACATGGGCTTCAAGATGGCGAATGATGCGATCAGCGCGATCAGCGTGGTGTTCAAAAGCGTCAAGGACTTGTTTGTCCAGCTGAAGACCCAAGGACGTACCGGTATGGATCAGAAAGTGTACGTGGGAGTGCGCAAGGAAATAGAAGACACTATAGGACTCGAAGAGTTCTATCGAATGGAAGAAGAAACGGTCGAGAGGTCCTGA
- a CDS encoding TonB-dependent receptor, which yields MNLRLCSRSSARLAASSFAVLALAVCLHVHAQVAGGALQGTILDPSGAVVTRVHLDIKNTSTGVIRTAETNTDGFYTVANLTPGPYEITASAAGFNTEVRRGILMTVGAQQTLNLTLRVGTETRKVEVTSEVPAIQLISSDISAVVNATTVRELPLNGRSWTDLATLQPGVDTIYTQPSFAVGADRGNRGFGQQLTISGARPQQNNYRLDGVSLNDYANGAPGSVLGGNLGVDAIQEFSVLTSNYSAQYGKTSGGVVNAVTRTGTNAFHGSAYEFLRNSALDARNYFDGDKIPPFKRNQFGGAVGGPIFKDRTFFFADYEGVRQAKGLTAVDTVPTLAARAGHIHDSSGNPITVSVDPAAQKYLALYPIPNGAVTDNPDIATFSFAGQQVVNENFVTTRIDHRFSEKDGLFGTYMFDRTPYNSPDGMNNVLLGSLTSRHILAVEETHSFTSALVNALRFGYQHQIVNNNQSVSAINPAAADPSLGSFAGRNATQVQISAVTPMPGGVGGLPTYLYGWDSFQIYDDAFLTKGTHSLAFGFSAERMHLNVSAFTDPNGIWQFKTLQDFLTNNPKRFQGGVVSTVSPRHLRQTLFGAYVQDDWRWKPNLTLNLGLRYEMSTVPTETSGKLSNLRNLTDAVPHLGDPFFSNPTTRDFEPRVGFAWDPFRTGKTAVRGGVGLFDVQPLPYQFILLTTLATPFFKYTVIPKSDFTTPQAFFSGLPSVLPAGKIRGTYIEPNPKRNYVMQWNLNVQQQLTPTLSAMVAYVGSRGVHQPFRVDDADQVMPTKTAAGYLWPQVDADGNLLTTGQPPSRFNENFGSIRGMFYVGRSYYNALELQVAKRMSHGFQVQGAYTWGKSIDTSSATVAGDAFGNSISSLTWFDPRVSRGVSDYNIGRTFVLNGTWEVPAPKSLSGPVRWFSDGWQLGMIFQASDGVPFSPTFATGGDPLGTLSSDDWDVPNRLTTPGCSSLINPGNPDHYVKTECFTVPAAPTLAFWNANCDKNPPSVGGPVSFPDCFNLRGNAGRNILTGPGVTEMDFSIFKNNHIRRISETFNVQFRAELFNALNHANFAPPTTPDNTDIFDGTGAPTGVAGRLSRTSTTAREIQFAVKFIW from the coding sequence ATGAACCTACGACTATGCTCGCGAAGCAGTGCTCGCCTGGCAGCAAGCTCGTTCGCGGTGCTTGCATTGGCGGTTTGTCTTCACGTACACGCACAGGTAGCAGGCGGTGCGTTGCAAGGAACGATTCTGGATCCCTCGGGCGCGGTTGTAACGCGCGTTCACTTGGACATTAAGAACACGTCAACGGGAGTTATAAGGACGGCCGAGACCAATACCGATGGTTTCTATACCGTTGCCAACCTGACTCCCGGCCCCTACGAAATCACGGCTTCAGCTGCCGGCTTCAATACCGAGGTGCGAAGAGGAATCTTGATGACGGTTGGGGCGCAGCAAACGCTGAACCTGACCCTGCGAGTCGGGACCGAGACCAGGAAAGTTGAAGTGACCTCTGAGGTGCCCGCGATCCAGCTGATTTCCTCCGACATAAGCGCGGTAGTGAATGCCACCACGGTTCGTGAATTACCGTTGAACGGAAGGAGCTGGACGGACCTGGCGACGCTGCAGCCAGGCGTGGACACCATCTATACGCAACCATCTTTTGCCGTAGGAGCCGATCGCGGCAATCGTGGTTTTGGGCAACAGTTGACGATTTCGGGGGCCCGGCCGCAGCAGAACAACTACCGTCTGGATGGCGTCAGCCTCAACGACTATGCAAATGGGGCACCCGGAAGCGTGTTGGGCGGGAACCTGGGAGTGGATGCCATCCAGGAGTTCTCAGTCTTGACAAGTAACTATTCAGCGCAATACGGCAAGACCTCCGGGGGTGTAGTGAACGCAGTAACGCGCACCGGAACCAACGCTTTCCACGGCAGTGCTTACGAGTTCCTGCGCAATAGCGCATTGGACGCGAGAAACTACTTCGATGGGGACAAAATTCCCCCATTCAAGCGAAACCAGTTCGGTGGAGCGGTGGGGGGCCCCATCTTCAAAGATCGTACGTTCTTCTTTGCCGATTATGAAGGAGTTCGGCAGGCCAAAGGCCTAACAGCGGTGGATACTGTTCCGACACTCGCGGCGCGTGCCGGGCACATCCATGACTCTTCGGGTAATCCTATAACCGTATCCGTAGACCCCGCGGCGCAGAAATATTTGGCACTCTATCCCATACCCAACGGCGCGGTCACTGACAATCCCGATATCGCAACCTTCAGTTTTGCAGGTCAGCAGGTGGTCAACGAAAATTTCGTTACGACGCGCATTGATCACCGCTTTTCCGAAAAAGACGGCCTTTTTGGCACGTACATGTTTGACCGCACTCCTTACAACTCTCCCGATGGGATGAACAACGTCTTGCTCGGAAGCCTGACCTCACGCCACATCCTGGCCGTGGAGGAGACACATTCGTTTACCTCTGCTCTCGTTAATGCCCTTCGATTCGGGTACCAACATCAAATCGTGAACAACAATCAGAGCGTGAGCGCAATCAATCCAGCAGCAGCCGACCCATCGCTGGGATCGTTTGCGGGTCGAAACGCGACGCAAGTTCAGATCAGTGCGGTGACCCCGATGCCGGGTGGAGTTGGCGGGCTTCCGACATATTTGTATGGCTGGGATTCCTTTCAAATCTACGATGATGCCTTTCTCACCAAGGGCACGCATTCACTCGCCTTCGGGTTCTCTGCCGAGCGCATGCATCTGAATGTTTCCGCATTCACTGACCCGAACGGGATCTGGCAATTCAAGACCTTGCAGGACTTCTTGACGAACAACCCCAAAAGATTCCAGGGTGGCGTAGTAAGTACAGTCAGCCCCAGGCATCTCCGCCAGACACTGTTTGGCGCTTACGTGCAGGATGACTGGCGATGGAAGCCGAACCTGACACTGAACCTGGGACTCCGCTACGAGATGTCCACGGTGCCAACGGAAACAAGTGGCAAGCTCTCGAATCTGCGGAATCTTACGGACGCGGTTCCACATCTCGGGGATCCATTCTTTAGCAATCCCACCACGCGGGATTTCGAGCCGAGGGTTGGGTTTGCCTGGGACCCGTTCCGCACCGGGAAGACGGCGGTCCGCGGCGGAGTCGGTCTATTTGATGTGCAGCCACTGCCCTATCAGTTCATACTTTTGACGACTCTCGCTACACCATTCTTCAAGTACACGGTAATCCCAAAGTCGGACTTCACCACGCCACAAGCTTTTTTCTCTGGACTGCCATCGGTTCTACCGGCCGGCAAAATACGAGGCACATATATTGAGCCCAACCCCAAACGCAATTACGTGATGCAGTGGAACCTCAATGTGCAGCAGCAACTAACGCCAACCCTCAGCGCAATGGTGGCATATGTGGGATCACGCGGAGTCCATCAACCCTTCCGGGTTGATGACGCAGACCAGGTAATGCCGACGAAAACCGCTGCCGGTTATCTGTGGCCGCAGGTGGATGCCGATGGCAACTTACTTACAACCGGTCAGCCTCCCTCACGCTTTAATGAAAACTTCGGGTCAATTCGAGGAATGTTCTACGTGGGCCGCTCCTACTATAACGCGCTCGAATTGCAGGTGGCTAAACGCATGAGCCATGGTTTTCAAGTGCAAGGCGCTTACACCTGGGGCAAGAGTATTGATACCAGTTCGGCAACCGTGGCGGGAGACGCGTTCGGCAATTCCATTTCGAGCTTGACGTGGTTTGACCCGCGCGTGAGCCGCGGTGTATCCGATTACAACATTGGACGCACCTTCGTACTCAACGGAACTTGGGAAGTGCCCGCGCCCAAGTCGCTCTCCGGTCCGGTGCGTTGGTTTTCGGATGGGTGGCAGCTGGGAATGATTTTCCAGGCTAGTGACGGGGTTCCTTTCAGTCCTACCTTTGCCACTGGCGGTGACCCCCTGGGAACGTTAAGCAGCGATGACTGGGACGTTCCCAATCGCCTTACTACCCCTGGATGCAGCAGCCTTATTAATCCAGGAAATCCCGACCATTACGTCAAGACAGAGTGCTTCACCGTACCTGCGGCGCCTACTCTGGCATTCTGGAATGCCAACTGTGACAAGAATCCACCCAGCGTTGGTGGACCCGTCTCCTTCCCGGATTGTTTCAATCTTCGCGGTAACGCGGGACGGAACATCCTTACCGGCCCTGGAGTAACAGAGATGGATTTTTCAATATTCAAAAACAACCACATTCGAAGAATATCGGAGACCTTCAACGTGCAGTTCCGGGCGGAATTGTTCAACGCACTGAATCATGCGAACTTTGCCCCGCCTACTACCCCGGACAATACGGATATATTTGACGGAACTGGAGCTCCAACGGGGGTCGCCGGAAGACTTTCGCGGACCAGTACCACGGCCCGGGAAATTCAATTTGCTGTGAAATTTATCTGGTAA